From the Longimicrobium sp. genome, the window TCACGGCACTTCCGCCGATTCCGCCTAAGTCTTCACGCCACAGATGATTCTCCCCGGAGTGGCAAGTCCACGCGACGAGCTGCGCGCCGTTGTTGCGGGCATACTGGTCGATGTCCAGGCAGAGCGGGCGCCCCTGGGGGTCGCGCGCATCCCGAAGCTGCAGGTTTCCCGATGGTGAGAGCCCCCACCTCTGTTGCAGGCCCGGATGGCAATCGTGTACTACGATTGGGTCGCCGACGCGTGCCTGCCACGCATCGAGGCACTTTTCGCCATGTACCTTGACCTGGCCCGTCTCGGGTACGTAGGCGAAGCGCTGGTTGTGATTGCCGGGAATGCAGTCCCACATGTGGACGCGTGAGCCGTTCGAGGCATAGGGCGCGTCCAGGCACTTGCCGGACATGAGGCTCACCAGCGCCATCGGCTGCAGCACGCGCACTGTGCTGTACTGGCTGTGCTCGCCGAACCACGCGTATCCGTCGCGGACCATTCGCCATTGGAAGGCGCGGACGCCCGGGGTCGTCGGCGCTCGGACGGGCACACTGATCTCGGCTATCCCGTTGAACGGAATGCTTCCCCCGAGGCCCGCACGGCCCGTTCCCCAGGTCGCGTTGTTCTCGGGGCTCTGCGATCCCAGCCGATAGGCGAGGCTCGGCTCCCAGGACTGCAGCCCGGTGTTCTGGAAGAGGACGACGACCAGGTACGCGCCCCCAGGCCACATGGTGGCCGGCAGCCCGCGATAACCGTGGAAGCGTGCTCCATAGCCGACCGGACCCGCCAGGTACGACAACGGATCGACGGTCGTCGCCCGGTTGTTGGCCGTGGGGTCTGCCGCGGTGAGACGTCGGCCCGGCCGCACCTCGTAGTGGAGATGCGACCCCGTAGAGGTGCATCCCCCGCCTGTCACGTTGCCCAGTTTTCCGACTGGGTCTCCCTGGCGCACCCGCTGACCAACGGCGGGAGCGATCAGGTTGGTCATGTGCAGGAGGATATGGGTGTGCCCCCAGTCATCGAGGATAAACACGCCGCCGCAGTACCCGAGGTTGATCACGGTCCCGGATACGGGAGCATGCACCGGGGTACCGGTGTCGTCCCACCAAGCGAAGTCGAGACCCGCGTGGCCGTTCGATCCGCCGTCCGGCTTGTACCCCTGCGAGATCCCGGCGCGAGGACCGACGGCGCCGAACAAAACGTTCTGGAGCGAGGTGAGCGGGATGTAGCCACCCGATGCAAGGGAGTGGCGCGGCGCGAGGGCGGCCGCCGGGTCTGATCCGGCCGCAGCTCCTACCGGCGGGATCGTGGCGCCGTCGACCGTGAGGGTCGGCTGACGATCACACGCGACCAGAAAGAGGGTGATGAGACTCGCACGCGCGACGTGCCATGCGCGTGAGGTCCACTGCCGGCGCACGCAGGCCAGCCGCGGATGGGTCAGTCGGGAGTGAAGTGCGTTGAGCGACATGGATGCCTTTTTCGTTTTGTGTGTTGTCGGGTTGTGCCCGCGTGGCGAACACCGACGGCGCAGGCATGGCTGGACGGGAGACGGACGTAGCACGCAGTACCCACGAGGGAGGTGCCGGAATCGACGAGCGCAGAAAATCGAGACATTCGGATACCTTAGGTTTCATAGCACGGAGGCCATCCCGTGGAAGCTCCGCCTTGCGAATGGGG encodes:
- a CDS encoding ricin-type beta-trefoil lectin domain protein — its product is MSLNALHSRLTHPRLACVRRQWTSRAWHVARASLITLFLVACDRQPTLTVDGATIPPVGAAAGSDPAAALAPRHSLASGGYIPLTSLQNVLFGAVGPRAGISQGYKPDGGSNGHAGLDFAWWDDTGTPVHAPVSGTVINLGYCGGVFILDDWGHTHILLHMTNLIAPAVGQRVRQGDPVGKLGNVTGGGCTSTGSHLHYEVRPGRRLTAADPTANNRATTVDPLSYLAGPVGYGARFHGYRGLPATMWPGGAYLVVVLFQNTGLQSWEPSLAYRLGSQSPENNATWGTGRAGLGGSIPFNGIAEISVPVRAPTTPGVRAFQWRMVRDGYAWFGEHSQYSTVRVLQPMALVSLMSGKCLDAPYASNGSRVHMWDCIPGNHNQRFAYVPETGQVKVHGEKCLDAWQARVGDPIVVHDCHPGLQQRWGLSPSGNLQLRDARDPQGRPLCLDIDQYARNNGAQLVAWTCHSGENHLWREDLGGIGGSAVSVATMLPGGRCMDAPSGARGTELHLWDCLGSGLANQRFRRMPDRTLRVHGMCVDGHNGKVYDPVKVWDCHGRANQQWDLTPSGELRGINGLCIDVRGAATGNGTRMMLFRCTGGANQHWRYRDPTR